AGGGCCTTAATTCTTTCCTATTGGTTCAGGGAGTGGAAGGGGCAGGGTTCCAGTGGTCTCTGGTGCTGCAGAGGATGGTTGTcaaaggggtgggggtagggaggttGCTGCCAAGTCTCTGAGGCTGCGATGGCTgggtggggcagggagaggggcacGGAGTGTGCCCTGGGGCCAGAGAACTGGGCTGTCTAGTCCGAAGATCAGGGACTTACCTCGCTTAAGGCTCTGGTGATTGCTGGTGCCACAGGGGATGGTTGTCGAGGGGATGATGATTgaacttatttttgttattttaattatttttactgtttgtttttttttttagctcatgcCATGTGTCAgacacttttaaaaatgctatgaaTTAGCTCATATAATCTTCATAACAATTCACTGGGAAAGATGTTAGTCACCCCCACTGTTCCCTAAGGAAACTAAGTTTGAAAATGTAAGCAGCAATAGTTTGtatcctgcaatcccagcatgtagTGGAGGTAGAGGAAAATGAATCAGGATTTTAGGGCCAGCCTAGGCAaaatagtgagtttgaagtcaggctgagctacatgagacactatctaaaacaatgaaacaaagccaggaagaggaggaggaagacatttAAGTAGCACGCTCAAGTTTACACAGGTAGTCAGCAGCACAGATGGCCTGTGTGAGTCTCAAGCCTGGCTGTTGATTACTTTTCCAATGTAGGTGGCCTGGGTGAGAACCCAGGTCACAAAGTGGTTCAGATGGCCAGAAAGAGCAGTTTTGATCTTGTCCCTTCTCCAGCCTCGCTGGCTGCAGTAGACACTGACTTTGTTTTCTGCATGTGAAGATGGGAGGGCGAAGCTCACCAAGGAACTGCTGGGTGTCCCATGGCATATGCTGTGCTtaatgtggtttgtttttgttttatgtgtatgggtgttttgtctatatgCATGTCTGTAGACCATATGTGTTCAGTACTACAGGATGctagaagaggtcatcagatcccctggtactgAAATTACGTATGGTTGGAGGCCTCAATATGGGTGCTAAAAACTGAACCCAAgttctctacaagaacagcaagtgctcttaactgctgaggtatGTATCTGGTCCCCAATTAATGTACttttaattattactattactagttaaaatacttaatattattattatcttgaATTTATAGGCAAGAATATCAAAATTCTGAGGCTCCAGTCACCTGCTCAAGGTCACACCACTAGTAAACTATGGAGAAGAGATCCAAATACAGGCTAGGGGACCTTCAGAGACTTAAATTCAACTGCTACAACATGCCTCCCCATGATTCTCATGTCAGAATTGCCTTACAGGAgtccttcacatttttttttttttttttttttttttgagacagggtttctctgtgtagctttggagcctgtcctggaactcactctgtagcccaggctggccttgaactcacagagatccacctgcctctgcctcctgagtgctgggattaaaggcatgcacccccaccgcccagcttgtCCTTCACATTTTTCTAACAACTTCTGGAGACTTTTATGATCACCTTGGACAGTCAAATACACATTCTAAGATGAGTGTTTATGGTGCCTAGGAAAGTCAAACACACAACTTGAAAACAAGCTGTATGTGACTTCCTGAAGAATTGCCTAAAGCCCAGGGGATTACACAGACTCCAAGCAACAGCAACGCACTCTGCTCCTGTTTTCTGCTCAGCCGGTCTCACCTCCTAAGCAGCGGCATTGCCTCCTGGCTCTCTCCTGCTGCACTTCCTCTCCTGCTTCTACAATTCTGCCTCATGCCCAGATGTGTTGAGTTATCTTCTGCCAGCAAAGATGCTAATTTCTCTATCTGCAGCTGTCTGATTTCAGACTTTGCACGTAAACCTCCAGTAACAGCACCTGTTTTCCCCCACTTGATAATTAGGAATAAGTATTGTTCTCCATTGCCAACACAAAGCACAGTGCTCACCCCAAAGGCAGTAAGATGTGGTTCTTTTCTGAGTCAAACATGAATAAGGAcagcctgggaacacagattcaggttGAACAAAAGAATGTCATAAATCGATGCATTTGACAAATGCATCATGGAGACATCAGGTAAGtgggttaaaaacaaaatgaggaaatCTCAGCAATAGGTTTCAGATATTCTCTGATGCCTTTCTTAGCTCCTGAGGTGgtagaagctagtggtctgctaagaaGACATTCCAACTAGTTCTTCTGTGGCAGAGCATCAACTGTGCTTCAGAACTTTGCCTGAagctctttctctcattcttgttGCTGCTGCACATCTTTTAGACACTCTAGCCTCTGAGGAATGGCAATCTTCATGTTTCCTGAGTTCTTCAAAAGTGCAAAGCTTCAAGAGAGCCTGTTCAATTTGGTCCCAAAAGTCATCCAGCTTACTCATGAGCCCCATAGCAGGTGAGTGGTAACTACCAAACAAAACGTTCATCTTCTTTtccatctctgcagctctctTGGCTTCTGTTGTCATGTGACCCCTTTTTATCTCAAGTCTTTTTTCAAGTGATCCAATTCTGGCCTTTTTGCTAACTTTTTGCCCTTGTGTAGCAGCTCTGAACAGGAAGATACAGCACTTGACTGTAGCATTCTTTCCACACCTGGTTGTAAGCTTCACTGGAGATTCTCCAAGGCTCATTCCTTGTTTTACCATGTCCATCTCTTGCATGAGAACATCCTGggcctttttcaatttctttggaGAACTTCTCATAAGGGCTGTGCTCAAGATAGGTAATGTAATTTGTTGGTACCAATCCAAcagtttttccctttttatttccaGACGGCTCATAGTGGTGGTGTAGGTCATAATGAAGCATTATCATCAATTCTTTTTTGATCAATTCTTCACTTCTCTGTAAATCTTTTAGAGGTAGTTTACATTTACAGGTCTTAAAACAGTTTCCTTTACTTCACACGCTTGTGGTATATCCTTCTGAACAGCTTTGTGcatttgtttcatttcctttacaTGCTCAGCTTCTCATATGGCCTCCTTTCCAGCATCCACAAGAGCAGTATCTTCAATGTAGGAATCATCTGTTTCATGATCTTCCAGCTCCTTCTCAGCATTTTCTGGTAGAAGCATTTGAAAATCTTTCTTAGGAGCAGGAAGGCCCACCAACCCAAGTTGGAGATGTTCACAAGATTCTCTTTCCATGTGCTTCACATAAGAGGACACACTATAGTCTACCATTCCATCCTCTGGACTAATGTTTAGTGTCTAAATGGTGTATTACCTAGGGTGGCATTAGtgattggtttgggttttgttccACTTTGGGGAATCAGCACTTCAGCTCCATTTGGAGGAGTcctgaaagggggaaaaagaagccTATGTGtgtagttgatatattgtgcaccccaatatacttacctggggtcagagaacagaacagccactatattaaacatagaggttaggcagtggcagcacatacctttaatcctagcattccagaggcagagatctatctggatctctgtgagttcaaggccacactggaaacagccaggcatggtgacacaatccagcacttgagatctcatgtcttgcttgggaaagacacacacctttaatcccacgaagtgatggcaggaagcagaaaggtatataagacgtgaagggccaggaactagaagctattaagcttttagtagcagttcggctgagatcaattcagatgaggactcagaggcttccagtttgaggaaacaggatcagctgagttgtcgaggtgaggttggctgtggcttgttctgcttctctgatctataagaattcaccctaatacctggctcccaagttttttattaataagaccctttaagatgcATGTTACATATGTGGAGTCTCCACAACCTGCCGCTGTGGGATCATACCAGAGAAGACACTCTCATACAGTGGGGTATTAAGCCCATGTTTCAGTGGAGTGTCCACATTGGTCAAGGCCATGAGGTTCTGAGAATCCTGCAGAACCTGTCTTGGGAAGGCAGTGTCAGCGGTGTTCTCAGAGCGATGTCGTTGTTTATGACATTGTACTCAGACAGGATAGTGCTGGAAGTAAAGTTTGTTATTCCAGACTCCTCTGCAGTCTGCTGAGCAACCTCACTGGCCTGGCCTACCTTGACAACTTCCTAGAGTTCTTATCTGAAATCTGAGGGGCAGGCAGTGCTAGTTTCTCTTTTTAGGAAACACAGAGATCCCAAGAATTTGAAGAATAGCTAATGGCAATTcagattcttttttcctttttaaattctgtttctcttttcttatgtCTCTTCCTTCTATTTCAGATCTTACTCCCCATCAAGATCCTGCTGTCATCATTTCCTGAAATCTGCATCAAGGGCCTGGTAATTCTCCTCAGAAGTATCATAAAAACCAAGAGCAGGCTTCTGTGCAAATGGGATTTCGGCATTAAAATcaactcttctttttccttttgctcaAAGCTCTTGTCTTTTCTGAAGGGCAGCAAGGCCTTCTTTCAGCTGTTTCTCACTTGCTTTCCTCTCAGTCTTCTTTCTCTGAGTATTGGCCAGGTGCCTCAGAAAGCATCTCATGTTCATCCTCATCCATATAAATTGGATTTGGCCGAGCTGGTTTTGTTTCTGGATTTGGATATCTCCTCAGATTTGAGTTTTGGTAGTTATCTGTTGTTTCCTCTTCATTGTGCCTTTGGGCACATTTATACAGAAGGAATTCATAGTGTTCCAAGCACCAGGCTGCTGTTTTTCCAATTGGAGGGATGGTACTCCACAGTGTTGGCATCAGCTTGGCCAAGTACAAgagtttttccttctcttctctagaccattcagtttttttttttttttttttttttttttttttttaaataattggctCCAGCCATTCATAACATCTGGCTTTGTAATGCTTTGCTGATTTCCTATGCAGCAACGAGGCAATCGTAGAACAATGGTTTTCCCCATATTTCACTAATACTGCATTCAGAATTTCATCCTTGGGATATACTCGACATACATACACCCTTTGATTATAAACTGAGGCATCTTGGTGTCTGACTATCCTTGGCAggtgctaagagaaaaaaaaaaaaacttggatcTTAGAATTCAGTTAGAGGAGCATTTATGTAGCAGAtaggaggccctgagttcacttcctagcaccacataaaatgtGGTTAAATAACCAGCCATTATCTCAGTGATTGCTTCTTCCTCCTTATGAGGACCACTTCAGATGAGACAGGATTTAAGGGGAACTTTAGAGAAACTTTTAACTCAAAGCTTAGAGGTCAAAATTAGAGTCCTTTAGCAAAGTCTAATGTGTTAATATCAGCATCTAACCTTCCTTAATTTATCTCTAATTTATGGTCGCTCATCTTTAATTTCTTGTCAAAAGTGTTTCTTTCAGAAGTGAAGCCACTTGGGGcccagagagatggtttagcagttaagagcacttgctgctctttcagaggacaggaATTTGGGTCCAGCGCCCATATTGCATAGATGACAaaaacctgtaattctagttcagATCAGATGGTGTGACATCCTCTTCTGCTGGCATTTGTGGACACCTTtagacacatgtacatacacatacacacacacacacacacacacacacacacacacacagagagagagagagagagagagagagagagagagggagagagggagagaaagagagagagagagagactttttgaTAAACATGTGGAAAGGACAGAATATTCTCTGTCCTGACAGAGGCACAAGTCACAGCCAACAAAATCCATTGCAAGCATACATAACTGAGTCCTGTAGGTCTTTACAATATTAAAACCTGTATTCTCACAATGAAAGAATTTTATCTGAACCGGTAAAAATTTGTGTCTTTACAAAGCTGTAAGACAGTAGGAGAAATTTTCAAGTAATATAGAGAAAGAtatctttggtttggtttcatttctGAGGCTGAGTCTCACTTTCCAGCCTAGGCTGATTTTAACTCACTGGTAAATGTTccatctctgcctcacaagtgctagaaATACAGGCAtcagccaccaccacctagcttgaGAAAGAGGCATTCTTCCTAACACAATACATAGCCAATAATTTCAGTTTGGGAATATAATCTAAAAGTGAgtaattttcttcttaaagaagCTTGTTTGTGCATATCTTCACATTCTCCCAGCCAGATAGGCTCTAAGGCACATTAGACCATTTAGAAAGTGCATGAAAACCTTTAAAGCTCTTGGCTCACATGTTTGCAAGTTCATTTCCTCATACCAAGCCTCACTTTTCAGCCTAAAGCTGTGGGGAACAGCTTTGCTCACATTACTCATATGATGAACATTTTGATTTTaggctaaaaagaaaaagaaagtacccACAGACATAAGCACTTCTCAAAATATAACAGCACACTGACATTCTAGGCACAAGTTTTCTGAAAGACAGGTAGCTAATGAGGTTATAATTCTGCTGTGTCTTGCTCTTCATTTAAGGCAAATCTCAATCTGAAGACAATTCAACCTGTGGAACCCAGACTTTAATATACAATAGCCTGAGAGGCAGGATTAGTTGACTGGGATTGGTAGAATTAAACCAGAATTATATAAGCAGAGGTCactggacagagaagaaaagagtaaCAGCAAAGCCTGTGGGAAACTGAACTTCATTTTTAACTATGACTGCACTTGAAACAGTTCATCCTGAAGATACAGAGATGTCAATTTGCCAGCCAAGGACTTCTCTGGGGCTTCAGATCCTTATATCAAGATCAACTTGCTTATTAACAGGACAACAAAACTGGTAAGTTTTGAATCCCCATCACTggtttttctgttgctgctgaTGTAATAAGCCAGTCAAGCTAAgttaataaatccaggtttaataaaCAGAGCAAGAAATCCTAGGTGACCCTTGGGAAGGCAGGCTAGGAATCACATGGCAATTAAGGCTACCAGGTCCTGagtagctggggggggggggcgggctttCAGGAGGGATGGGCTGTTGCTTGGTAAGCTTTTTGAAAGGGGTagggtctggggagagagaggtggggtttCACCTAATCatcccagactctttgggtatatggatgtcAGGGGCTGAGGTAGAGCTTCCACCACAACAAAATCACCAGACTAAAGTTCACAGGAAGACCCTGAACCCTGTATTTAATAAGGtggcttttcttattttatcactacaaattttattcagaaactcatcttttttggttgtttaaaaaaaaaacagttccaaTATGAACTGGCTTGTCAACCAACTACAACACTGTCTAGCAGACACGTGGTATAAACAGCTGGGCTCAGAATCTCCCATATCTCTTGAGGTATCTGGACTGCCTCCTGTAATGCTCTCGTCCTCTACCTCCTCTGGTGTCACCATGCCTAATGTCTCTGGATGGAGAATGCCTTTCCCGGGATCGGGACCTGGATCTATGCCTCTTGCGATGGAGCCTAGACAGCTTCCTTTTGAGCTCTCTTGAGATTGGCTTCAGATGCATGAAGTTGCAGAAGCCCATTCTTGTGCACTCTCCCATCTCATATTGGCGGCAGCAGGCTTCCCTGAAGTCAGTCACTGGGGACAGCTCTGAATGGATTGGCTGCCCATTAAACCAGCGGTTATTCAAGTCCATCACAGCTTTCTTTGCATCCTCCTCATAACGAAACTTGACATACACATTCCCCACCAGGTGGTCTCCTAGGTTGTCACAGACGTTCATCTCTTCAACCTGTCCATACTTTTCTTCCATCTCAGTGAAGACTTCCTCAAAGAACTCATCATAGTGCTCTTGCATCTCCAAGTCACTCATAGTGCAGCGCAAACCATCAGCAGACTGGGCAGAGTTTTGAGGGTTATGGTAAATGTTCAAGAGGGCAATGGTCTGGCTAAAGGTTGGTTTATTGTGCAACCGCGAACACTTATCTCCATGACGGCATGCTCcagttttgaaataaaatgaacagttgACTCTGTAAGGAAATAAGAACTGATTATTTCTGGGAAGATATGGCAGAAACATCATTAACACAATCCTATTTCCCCAGCTACTTGTCTTCCAATCACAGAAATTCAGCAGCTCTTGGTGACTGTGTTTCCTATTGCAGGCAGTATGTTAGAGGTTGTAGCTCCAGCTCCCTACAGAAGTGTTCTAATTCTAACCTGCTTCCTACTATTCTAAACCTcttattcttttaatattttctttgtttttttttttttaagattgtcaTACTCTCTGAGTCCTGGATAACaactataaaataaagacaatgccAACAAGGCACTATTCCAAAAACTTAGATGTGTATTCTTATTCACAGGCCTAAGTTTGGTGATATAtagtgtactctaataaactcaCCTGAGGATCAGAGCACAGAGTTTAGAAATAGAGgtcaggcagaggtggcacacacccttaatcctatcactcgggaggcagagatcagtctggatctctttgagttcaaggccacactggaaacagagccaggaactggcaccacacatctttaatcccggtactgggaagcacacacacacacacacacacacacacacacacacacacacacacacacacacacatctctaatcCCCGGTAGTGAtgtctgggtggagaaaggtaacTCACTGTCTTCGGGATGAGCATTTCACGGAGGTAAGAACTagtagctggctgctctgcttctctgatctttcagca
The sequence above is drawn from the Peromyscus leucopus breed LL Stock chromosome 1, UCI_PerLeu_2.1, whole genome shotgun sequence genome and encodes:
- the LOC114710249 gene encoding cell division cycle 5-like protein yields the protein MTYTTTMSRLEIKREKLLDWYQQITLPILSTALMRSSPKKLKKAQDVLMQEMDMVKQGMSLGESPVKLTTRCGKNATVKCCIFLFRAATQGQKVSKKARIGSLEKRLEIKRGHMTTEAKRAAEMEKKMNVLFGSYHSPAMGLMSKLDDFWDQIEQALLKLCTFEELRKHEDCHSSEARVSKRCAAATRMRERASGKVLKHS
- the LOC114710248 gene encoding splicing factor U2AF 35 kDa subunit-like — translated: MAEYLASIFGTEKDKVNCSFYFKTGACRHGDKCSRLHNKPTFSQTIALLNIYHNPQNSAQSADGLRCTMSDLEMQEHYDEFFEEVFTEMEEKYGQVEEMNVCDNLGDHLVGNVYVKFRYEEDAKKAVMDLNNRWFNGQPIHSELSPVTDFREACCRQYEMGECTRMGFCNFMHLKPISRELKRKLSRLHRKRHRSRSRSRERHSPSRDIRHGDTRGGRGREHYRRQSRYLKRYGRF